The Microbulbifer pacificus sequence GTCTTCAACACCATTTATGCAAAAGCAGCAAGACCAATTTCTGGCGATGCTTGGGACCTTGTCAAAGCAATTTATTTCATCAATTCCTAACAAGTTAGATGACGTGCTGGGAGTTCTTTCTCTGTGTGAAGTTCCAAACAGTCTTCTCATGTGGGCTCACTACGCTGCGAGCCATACGGGATTTGTGTTGGAGCTTGACCCAGGACATCCATATTTTAATGCTCGTAGATCTGATCAAGACGAGTTTGGCTATCTTCGCCAAGTTAAGTATCGAGATACTCGCCCTAGCGCCAGCCTTATTGATCTAGACGGGACAGAGATGTTCTTGGTTAAAAGCAAAGAGTGGTTCTATGAGCGTGAGTGGAGAGTGCTTCGACCTCTCAAAGATGCGCACCATGTTGTTAATTCAATTACCGAGAATATTCATTTGTTTCAGTTGCCAACAGATTCGATTAAGACAGTTATTCTTGGGGCAAGGGCATCAAGTACGCTTGAGGATCAGGCGCGCCTAGCAATTTCTACAAACAGTAACATGTCTCACGTTCAACTACTTAAATGTATCCCGGATGAGTCTCACTTTAAGATCAATATTGTTGCGGGTGAAAATATATGAGGCTGTGTCAACCTTAGGTTGTTAATTTATTTTAATTGTGTCGTGGGGAAAGGTTCTGTCGATCACATTTATTTAATTTAATGTTTGTTGCCAAATGATCACTTCGGTTTTTCGATTAATATTTTTCACTAAGGAAAGGCTATGGCTCTGGATATAAGGGGTGGTCTAAAGAATACGAGCATAAGTTCAAATCGATATGTGGTTTTGGAAGAGCTGGTCTCAAATGCAATTGACTCATATCTCATTCGAAAAAATAGTGAGGAGCTCCTGCCAGATCTCAAGATAGATATAGATGTAGAAGTCACCAACTCAACCTTATTTAATGATTGTCAGCATGACGTTAAGTTGAAGTGTACAGATAATGGGGCTGGGTTTGGTGATGACCAGATTCGTGCGTTTGTCACGAAGGATTCAACATATAAAGACTACTTGAATATTCAAGGGATTGGTAAGTGTAAAGGGGCGGGAAGGATTCAATATTTTCATTTTTTTAGGAATTTTCACGTCGATAGCATATTTTTTTCTGGCGATAAATATCTAAGGCGCACTATAAGCACGAATGAAAATATTCATGAGATAACAGAGCAAAGTTTCAAAACTGAAAATACGGAGGAGGAATCTTTAAGAACGATTGTCTCTGTTAACTCGTTTAAAGATGTGTTCAATGATAAGGGTTTTAGTGGATCGAATATTGCAGCGGACTTTTCTGCGCCGGCGATACATCGGTACCTGTATTTAACGTTTATGCAGCGATTTATTATTCTGAAAAAAATAATTGGCGATTTCACAATAACAATAAATTCGACAGATAACGAATCTACACAATCCGCTGTTATTAAGTCGGATGATTTGCCATCTCCAGTTTCTGTTGAATCAGTACCGCTTTGTTGCTCGCATGGTCGAAGTGTCGACGATGCACCGATCTCTCTTAGGGTTACTCGTTATTCGCTCCCATATTCGTCGTTTAGCGATTTTGGGCACGAAGTTGCACTTTGTGCAAATTCTGCTTTAGTGAAATCTGTAACAAAGTCTTATTTGAAGGGTGGTCAAGATAGGCGCCTTCCGATAAATGAAAAATATGAGCTATTGTTAGTTGAAAGTGACTTCCTGGAAAATAAGGTCAACGAGCAAAGAGATGACTTCAATATTCCTCGTGAGTGCTCTGCTAATGATGATTTTGATCTTAGTCTTTCCATGCAGGATGTGTTGGATTCCCTAGAGGATTATGTTTTTAGTATTTTAACTCCATTGGATTTTGATAAAGATGAATTAATTTCTTCTACAGAAAGCAAGTTTGGTATCAGTCGCTCTATGCTTGAGCAGGCAAAGATAAAAGTAAGATATACGGATACTGAGAAAAATCTTGCAAAGCGAGTTTTAAAGAAATATCAGGAAGATATAGTCAATGAAACCTCCAAGATTTTTGATTTAAAGCAGGAGCTTCTAAATTTGGATCCCAGGTCTCAGGACTTTAGGGAAAAGGTTAATTCACTATCGTGGACATATACATCAACCATAAAAAAGATGGATATGGCTAATCTGTCTCAACTTGTTGTGCGACGAAGTTCGATGCTTGAGGTGTTGAAACGTGCACAGGAATTTATGCTGAACTGCCAAGCTAACTCTAGAGGGAGAAATGAAAACGAAAAAATAATACATAATGTTTTCTTTCCGACAGGTAGGGATAGTAATGATTCAATAGATCATGATATTTGGATCTTGAATGAAGAATATCACTATTTTGAACATATAGCGTCGGATAAGTCTTTGGCTTCAATTCCGTGGAATGAAACTGAGAAACTTTTCGAGAATGATATTGACGAAGAGTTAGAGAAATTATTTGCAAAAAACAATCTGGATCACAGGCTGAAACGACCTGATATAGCGATATTTAATCAGGAAGGGTCGGCAATTATAATTGAATTTAAGGCTCCCGGCGTGGAAATTCAGGAGCATATTCCCGATCTGGCTCAGTATGCCAGGCTTATCGCGGCGAAATCGAATGGAAGAATAAAAAAAATATACGGATATCTAATAGGTGACTGTATGGATGAGTCCAGAATGCCATTAAATTACACTAGGTTTCCAAGCGGTTTGGGCTACTTTAGTACGGATGCGATCGTTGATCCGAGTTCAAGAATTCCGTACGGAGAGTTATATTCGGAAGTTCTTTTCTATGGCCAATTCATCGAAAGGGCTGAAAATAGACTAAAAATATATAAACAAAAACTAAATGTAGAAATTTAATTTTCTGCTTCCTGCGAGCTCATGGAGAGTACTTTAAATTGGGCGGAAATAATAAATGGGGTTAGGTCAACATTATGACACCCATTAGCACCCACTGAGTTTTTGTATCCGTTAGTCATGTGGCCATGACAAAAGGGAAGAGAACGTTCGATGGCCAGATTGCCGCGCCTCGGTCCTGCGAGGATTCCTCAGCAGTTCATACAGCGAGGTAACAACCGGCAGGGTTGCTTCTGTTCAGGGTGGGATATGATCGCCTACGCCGGTTGGCTAAAGCAGTATGCAACGGAGTTCGATATTCAGGTACCTGCCTGGGTGTTGATGACCAACCACGTCCACCTGCTGGTAACTCCGAACGTATGAGGTTGGGTCCATGGATTGGAAGCCACTAGACACAGAAATTGATCACCACACGGCTAAATTCATCGTGGGATTTATCGCTTTGTCACTCGCGATTTTCACGGACTTGCTGACGCCTGGGGTCAGTATCTGCTCGATCAGCCTGTCATACCATTTAACGGATAATGCCCGAAATGTATTCGTTGGCTCGCTCTGCGTTATCTCGGCTTTTCTCTGGTCGTATAATGGCTACTCTTTGTTTCAAGCTGTCTTAAGCAAAATCGCAGCAGTCGCTGTCGCAGCAGTGGCATTTTTTCCATGCGATTGCTTTACCGGTCGGGGTGTTGAGGAGGGAGCTAGAGAACCCACGGTGACTGGAATTGTCCATACGGCCTCGGCAATTTCAATGTTCATTATCCTCGCAATCTTTTGTTGGCTGTTTTACCTGAGAGCGAGAGAAAAAGATTCCAAAGAGGCGAAGGCTAGGGGGCTAATTTATAGAATCTGCGCAATTGCGATGGTTGTCGCCATGGCCGTACAGCTGCTGAATATTCTGGATTGGGTAGATTTTAGCGGTGTTACTCAGCGGCTGACTTACTATGTCGAAGCGACAGCTTTGTTCGCATTTGGTGTTGCATGGCTGACCGCTAGCCGCATGTTGCCATTTATTACTAATGAAGATGAGCGCGTAAAAATCGAGCTTTCTGAACGGTAGCTGAATTTATGGGGTTGTGTTCATTTCTCGGTATTGGTGGTTCTCGGTTCTTTTGCGAGTAAATTCAGGGTCGATTCAGTTGTGCCGGGGTAAAAAGCAGGTGTGAATCCAAGGAGAAGGCACCATGCGCCCGTTCCCATACCGATTACTCACCGCTCTCACCATCACTTTGACCCTCGGTGGCTGTGTCACCTACCCATCTGCGCCGGTGTACGTCGGGAGCACCTATGTCCGCCATTCTCCTCCGGTTTACTCCTATTCAGTGATCACCGATCCCGGCTATCGCTACTACGACGATACCCTCGGCGTTTACGTGTTCTACGACCGCAGCGACGTTTTCTATCGACAGGGGCATTACTATCGTTGGTATCAGGACCATTGGATCAGTGCCAGTCACTGGCGTGGCCCCTGGTATCGCGCCCCAGATTTTTATGTCTCGGGAAGCTTCAATGATCGCTGGCATACGCGTTTGCGCCGTCATGGCCATCACTATGCCGGAGGACGCGACTACACACCGCCGCGCCGGCAGGATCATGACGACGGTTACAATCGGCGGGATCGGCATGAAGGCAATGGGCAACGACATGATCGTCGTGACGAGGGCCGGGATCGCCCAGGGCAGGGCCAGAATCGTGGCCGAGGTGGCGAGCAGGGGTTTGCTGGTAAAGCGGTGCCAGAGCCGCGGGCGCCTCAGGCAGATAACCGCAGTGGGGATCGTCGTAATGAACACCGGAACCCATCTCCGAATCCACGCCGGGACGTGCGCGCAGTTAAACTCGCGGACAAGCCAACCGGCATTCGGGACCCGCGCGTTGTTCCTGCATTAGAGCGTCCGGCAATCGATCGCCGCGCGGTGCGCGACAGCCCCAAGCCACAAAACCTGCGCGGTCAGCCCCAGCGCAATGCGCCAAATGATCGGCACAATAACGCTGCGAAGCCAGTTCCGCCCCAGGAGGGTAAGGAGCCAAAGAGTGAGCAACCAAAGAAAAAGACACAGGAAAAGAAGTCCAAAAAGAATACGGATAAGCGCGATCAGGTAATCCGGGTGCGTGAGCCGCTTACTGGTCGGTCCAATGAAGCACGTCGTCGGATCGATTGATTCTGTCTAATAAATAGAAGAGAACCCATGCACGCTTTTTTCCATAAGGGGAAAACAAGTAACTTTGCGTGCCAAATAGCAGGATGCCGGTATTTCCATTGTGTTGAACCCGGGTAGTTAACCGGGCCCTGGTGTAGCCTACACATCTCAGCGACATTTCAGTCACATTTGCATTGCTAACCTTCCAGCGTTTCACCAAATAATAACGGCAGATCGTTGAAGGGAACACAATATGAGCAGGCAATTGAGACAGGTATCGCGGTTGACTCTATCGGCGGTGTTGATGGGAACTCCACTTATTACCCACGCAGCAGAGACGCCCGGTGCGTTGACGATCGTCGTCAAGGATCAGAATACGGATCGGCCACTGTCATCCGCGCAGATTGTAATCAGGGAGCGGGAAACCAATTCCACGCGATCTGTACAAACGGATGCACAAGGTCGTATTGTCGTTGAACTGCTCGACCCCGGTCTCTACTCGGTGAACGTAGCCAAAGGCGGGTTCAGTTCATCCTATGAGCCAAGCGTGCGCGTGGTGACGCGCAAGAATCTCAAAATTGAATTCGAACTTCGCGAGCAGGCCATTGAGGAGGTGGAGGTCCGGGCTCAGCAAGCCGATGTATTGGCATCCGCCAGCAGTACCTACCTGGATAGGGAAGCGCTGCGCAGTGCGGTTGGTGGCGGCTCGGATCCACTCCTCTCGCTGGATGGTTTGCCTGGCCTGGCATCCGCCAGTGAGTTCGCGAGCTTTAGCGTGCGCGGACGTGGCCCAAGGGATAATCTGTTATTCGTTGATGATTTCCCGTTTGATAAGGCGGTGCACTTTGATGCGACGCTGGGTGAAGAAGAGGATGTCGGCGGCGGTGGCCGCTTCTCGATTTTCGCTCCGAACGTGATCAGTGGTGCAGAATTCTCACCGGGTGGGTGGAGTGCGGCGTATGGCGGCCGGGCTGCATCATTACTCAAACTGGAAGTTGCGGATGGCAACCCAAGCCCTTCCGCAAGTCTGCGCTTTGACATTGCCGGCTATGAAGTTGGTTACGATGGTCCTGCCGGTATCACGGAAGACTCTACGTTGCTTGTCTCTGCGCGTCGACTGGACTTCGGCTCATTTTTTGAAACGATTGAAGAACTCGACATTGGCGCGCCTGTCTTAAGAGACGTCATCGTAAAGTCGGTTGTGCCAATCAACCAGAACCACACCTTCGAAGTTCTATTGATCGACACGCACGAAGACTATTTTCGCGATGTGACGCACGTGTTTGCCTCGCCCAATTTCGAAGATGCTGCGCTTCAATACTCGGAACAGGATAGTGATTTGTACGGCTTCACCTTGCGATCATTGATCGGTGAAGAAGCTGTATTGACCAACAAGGTTTACTACCGCACCAGCGACAAGATCAGTTCAGAGGGTGAATCCTTTCCGGATCTCGTACCTGAGGGATCACCGGCATCCAGTTTTCCGGTGCGGGAAGACATTATTACCGTCGGTGAGGGTGAGACCGAGATCGGCTGGCGCAGCGACTTCGAGACGCTGAATCAATGGGGTGTGTTCAGTGCCGGTCTTCGAGTCACACAAACTGAGCTGGACTATAGCACCGTCCTGGATGGCGATTGGATCCGGTTCGTCTACGACGACGATGATTTCAGGCAAGACCCCGATCAGCGTTTTATTGTGCTGACGCCCGAAAACATCAACTCTTCTCTCAATCAGAAAGCAACGAGCTACGCAGGTTACGTAGAACAGGTTTTTGAGTTTGGAGACTGGGATTTTCGCTCCGGCGTGCGGTTGGAGCGGGACGGTTTTGCGGACGAAAGCTTTGCGTCGCCCCGGTTCGGCGTCAATTGGCGGCCGGGTAAAACGGTTAGATACTTTGTGACGGCAGGACTCTTTCATCAGTCGCCGCGGTTTTTGGATCTCGCGGCTAATGAGTCGAACGACCTCGAAAACGAAGAAATCACGCACGCTAGTATCGGTTTTGAATACTTTCCGAACAACAGCTGGTCGGTGCTGACGGAAGCCTATTATCAAAACCTTGACAAGCTGGTGGTAGACCTTGACCGAGCCAGCGGCACCTTTGCCAACATTGGCGACGGCACGTCATACGGTGTTGATATCGTGGCCAATGGCACGATTCGCGAGGGTATTTACGCTACGGCAACCTACTCATACAACGATGCCGAAGTGGACCGCAAAGATGGTCGTGGTGCCGTGGCGGCCGAGTTCAACCGTGAGCATGTCGCTACCCTCGGCCTCACCTGGGAAATCAGCGACCGCTGGAAGGTGGCGGGGCGCTACAAATATCTTTCCGGCAGACCAGATGATGCGTTTATCATTCACTCAGACGTGTTGGGGGAGGGGCAACCACTGCGCTACTCGAAAGAGATCACTGAGCGTAATGTCGGTCGCAAAGACAGCACCGCCATGTTCAACGTTCGCGTTGACTATCGGCGTGCCTTTGGCCCCGTAGATGCAACGGCCTTTCTCGATGTTATCAACCTGACGGCAGCGTCCTCGAGTGACGATACCGAGTTTGACTACCGCCGAGGTGTTGAAGTGGAAGACGAGAGCGAAGCCGAGCCGCTTATTGGTTTGCGTCTGGACTATGCCTGGTAAATCAGGCCTGGTAAATCGTGCCCGGGTAATCGAGCCTGGTAATGGGGGAGCAGTAGATGGTAGATGCGCTTGGTGCGGCGCCGATTCGAGTGTTGATTGTCGAAGACAGTCGCGGCATTTGCGAGAACATTGCCGCTTATCTCGAAAAGCATAGCTATGTTATGGATTTTGCCTATGACGGTATCAGCGCTATGCACCTGGCGTTGACGAATCCGTTCGATGTTATTGTTCTGGACCTGAAGCTGCCGGGGATGGATGGCCTGAGTTTCTGCCAGAAGCTGCGAGCGGATGCCCAATTGGAAACGCCTGTGCTTATGCTAACCGCGCGGGATACCCTTGACGACAAGCTCAAGGGGTTCGAGGCAGGGGCCGATGACTATTTGATCAAGCCCTTCGCATTACAGGAGCTCCATGCGCGACTGCAGGCGCTGTACAAACGTAGTCACGGTAAAGCCGCGAACCTGTTGACGGTAGGTGACCTGACCCTGAACCGTTCCACCCAGCAAGTCTATCGTGCGGGGCGGCACATCGATCTCACCCCTGCCGGCATGAGGCTACTTCACCGATTGATGAAAGTGGCCCCGTCTGTGGTGGCCCGCGATGATCTGGAAACATTGTTGTGGGCGGATGAGCGCCCCGATGGTGATGCGCTTCGCTCGCATATGTACAAATTGCGGCAGGCGATCGATCGACCATTTGATCGCCCGTTGATTCATACGGTGCATCGCATCGGGTACCGGATTGCCGAGGATACTCATTGATGTACCGGTACAGTTTGCGCAAGCGCGTCGCCATTGCCTTTGCTGTGTGTGTTGCTGTACTCAGCGTGGTCTGGGGATTCGCGTTTTTCTCTGCGATCCGATTGAGCGAGGACCGTGTGCTGGCGCATCAGCTGCAGCGTGCCGCTGAAAGCTATCCCTCGCTGACGATGAGCCTGCGCGGATACGATGAGGTTGGCCGCTTGCCGGAATCACTCAGGGAATGGGCGCTGACAAATCCCGATGAAGGCTTGTATGAATTCGATGCCGAAGAGTTACATGTCGCGGTAATACGCACCGGCAACGAACAGCGACGCGCATTTGTGGTTTTTGATGTTGCCGGCATTGAGGCTGCGTCTTCAGAGGATTGGTGGTGGCTGCTCGTTATCACCGGAGTCGTGGGTACGCTCGGTGTGCTTGGTTTCGGGCTGGGCGTTGTCGTGATGCGCAGAGCGGTCGCTCCTGTTGTGCAACTCGCTCACGTGGTTGCGGACATCGACCCGGAAAAGCTATCGGCGGAAGATCATAAACGCATAGCGTCCAGCCGGTTCGGTGATGATGAGGTTGGCGTGCTCGCCAGGACCATTGAGAAGACGCTTGAGCGTATCAGCGCATTTGTTGAGAGGGAGAGATACTTTACCAGTTCGGCCAGTCATGAGTTGCGTACGCCGATCACCGTGATACTGGGCGCGCTTGAACTGCTGGAAGAAAGTGATCTGTCGGCGACCGATAGGAAGGCGGTAGATCGGGTGAGGTATGCGGCGCTCGAGATGAAAGCCACCGTTGAAATGTTCTTGTGCCTCGCTCGCGAAACCGACGATGGGTTGTATGACGAGCAGTTTCTAGTGAAGCCGCTGGTAAGCCAGGCGATAGATCAACAGCGCCACCTGTTGAACGGCAAGTTCGTCGATGTTGATATCGACGAACTCGTGAATCCCAGCGTCTGCGGGCATCCGCAGGCTTTTTCCATCGCGGTCAATAATCTGGTGCGAAATGCGTTCGAGCACACGCTCAACGGGCAGGTGCCGGTTACGATTCGTATCAGTGAGCATGAGCTATTCGTCACCAACCAGGTAGGCAGTGAAGCGGATAAACGGCCCACGCCGGTCGAGGCGCCGTCTCAAGGGTATGGTCTGGGGCTGGGTATCGTTCAACGGCTGTGTGAGCGCAATGGCTGGTCGTTTTCGCTGCACGCCGACGAGGCGCGTGTCATCGCCCGTCTTGCGTGGTGACTTGCATGGTGACGAGGGCAGACGCCAGGGCCCTCTCGTCCGGCGCTGGCGATACTGATATCTGTGTATTTATCCAGTAGAATGGCGCCAATCATCAACACCGGCGCCGACCCAAGCCTCAACCCAGTACAGTCTCTTGCCCCAAGGATTTCTCCTCACCCGCCACAGCTTTGATCAGCGCGGCAGCACCTGCATCCACTACTGGCTGGCCACGCCCGAGGGCCCGGTCAAGCTGGTTATTGAAGGCGAGCGCCCGGTCTTTATGGTGAGGGTCGCGGACCACACCCAGGTGACCGAGGCGTTGGCCGGCGTGCCCTGCGATTGGCAGCAGCTGGGCTTCCAGACCTTTGGCCGCGAGGAAGCGGCCATGCTGTATTTCCCCACCATCGACGCCCACCGCCGGGCCCAGGCCCTGTTGCAAACTCGCGGCATCGAGGTGTTTGAGGCGGATTTTCGACTCCACGACCGTTACCTGATGGAGCGCTTTGCCCGCGGTGGCCTCTACTTTGAAGGTGAAGCCCGGGCCAAAGACGGCTACACGGAATACCGCCAGGTGCGCCTCAAAGGCGCCGAGGTGCAGCCGGATTTCAGGGTGGTTTCGCTGGATGTGGAGTGCTCCGGTCAGGGGGAGCTTTATTCCATCGGCCTCTACGGGCATGGCGCGGAGGAGGTACTGATGGTGGGGCAGCCGCAGAGCGCCGATACCACCATCCACTGGGTGGAAGACGAGCGGGCCCTGCTCAAGGTCCTGGAGGCCAGGATCCAGGGCCTGGACCCGGACATCATCATCGGCTGGTCCGTGGTGGACTTTGATTTTCGGCTGCTGCTGAAACGGGCAGCGCGCCATGGCCTGCGCCTGAAGCTGGGGCGCGGTGGCACAGATGCGCGCTGGCGTGACGGCGGGGAGGGCAGCCAGGGCTTTGTGACGCTGCCGGGCCGGGTGGTGCTGGACGGCATCGACGGTCTGAAGAGCGCTACCTACAACTTTGAAAGCTTCAGCCTGGAGTTCGTGTCCCAGACGCTGCTGGGAAGAGGCAAGGACACCGAAGACGTGGACAACCGCCTGGCCGCGATTGAACACGATTTTCGCCATAACAAACCCAAGCTGGCGGCCTACAACCTGGAAGACTGCCGCCTGGTCTGGGATATATTCCAGCACACGCGGTTGCTGGATTACCTGCGCCTGCGGGCTCAGCTCACCGGGCTTGAGCTCGACCGCAGCGGCGGCTCCGTGGCGGCCTTCACCAACCTCTACCTGCCCAGACTACACCGCAGCCGCTATGTGGCACCCAACCTGCCGGCCGACGGCGGCCTGGCGAGCCCGGGTGGTTATGTCATGGATTCCCGGCCGGGTCTGTACGACAACGTGCTGGTGCTGGATTTCAAGAGCCTGTATCCCAGCATTATCCGCACCTTCAAAATTGATCCGATGGGGCTGGTCGAAGGCTTGGTGGATGACAATGCTATTCCCGGTTTTCGCGGTGCGCGCTTTTCCCGTGACAAACATTTCCTGCCGGACATCATCACCAACCTCTGGGCCCAGCGCGACATCGCCAAGCAGGAGCAGGATGCCGCCCGCTCTCAGGCGATCAAGATCATCATGAATTCTTTCTACGGCGTGTTGGGTTCCGGGGGCTGCCGTTTTTACGACACCCGCCTGGCCAGCTCCATCACCCTGCGCGGTCACGAGATCATGCAGCAGACGGCGCGCTGGATCGAGGAACTGGGCCATCAGGTCATATACGGCGATACCGATTCCACCTTTGTCTGGCTGAGTGGCCACCCCAGCCTCGAAGAGGCGGATACGATCGGCAAGCACCTGGCCAGCGAGATCAACACGCGCTGGCGGAACAAACTCAAAGACGAGCTGGCACTGGAGTGCGAACTGGAGCTGGAATTCGAAACCCACTACCAGCGCTTT is a genomic window containing:
- a CDS encoding DUF2971 domain-containing protein, yielding MEDLRAPERLFKYLSPARINILSDQLIRYTPLGAFNDPFEGRPEIKGLASKEVALSSFAETIPGELQAVYNYFPAEVRARLSLEQWIQSSTPFMQKQQDQFLAMLGTLSKQFISSIPNKLDDVLGVLSLCEVPNSLLMWAHYAASHTGFVLELDPGHPYFNARRSDQDEFGYLRQVKYRDTRPSASLIDLDGTEMFLVKSKEWFYEREWRVLRPLKDAHHVVNSITENIHLFQLPTDSIKTVILGARASSTLEDQARLAISTNSNMSHVQLLKCIPDESHFKINIVAGENI
- a CDS encoding transposase codes for the protein MARLPRLGPARIPQQFIQRGNNRQGCFCSGWDMIAYAGWLKQYATEFDIQVPAWVLMTNHVHLLVTPNV
- a CDS encoding DUF998 domain-containing protein, with the protein product MDWKPLDTEIDHHTAKFIVGFIALSLAIFTDLLTPGVSICSISLSYHLTDNARNVFVGSLCVISAFLWSYNGYSLFQAVLSKIAAVAVAAVAFFPCDCFTGRGVEEGAREPTVTGIVHTASAISMFIILAIFCWLFYLRAREKDSKEAKARGLIYRICAIAMVVAMAVQLLNILDWVDFSGVTQRLTYYVEATALFAFGVAWLTASRMLPFITNEDERVKIELSER
- a CDS encoding TonB-dependent receptor — protein: MSRQLRQVSRLTLSAVLMGTPLITHAAETPGALTIVVKDQNTDRPLSSAQIVIRERETNSTRSVQTDAQGRIVVELLDPGLYSVNVAKGGFSSSYEPSVRVVTRKNLKIEFELREQAIEEVEVRAQQADVLASASSTYLDREALRSAVGGGSDPLLSLDGLPGLASASEFASFSVRGRGPRDNLLFVDDFPFDKAVHFDATLGEEEDVGGGGRFSIFAPNVISGAEFSPGGWSAAYGGRAASLLKLEVADGNPSPSASLRFDIAGYEVGYDGPAGITEDSTLLVSARRLDFGSFFETIEELDIGAPVLRDVIVKSVVPINQNHTFEVLLIDTHEDYFRDVTHVFASPNFEDAALQYSEQDSDLYGFTLRSLIGEEAVLTNKVYYRTSDKISSEGESFPDLVPEGSPASSFPVREDIITVGEGETEIGWRSDFETLNQWGVFSAGLRVTQTELDYSTVLDGDWIRFVYDDDDFRQDPDQRFIVLTPENINSSLNQKATSYAGYVEQVFEFGDWDFRSGVRLERDGFADESFASPRFGVNWRPGKTVRYFVTAGLFHQSPRFLDLAANESNDLENEEITHASIGFEYFPNNSWSVLTEAYYQNLDKLVVDLDRASGTFANIGDGTSYGVDIVANGTIREGIYATATYSYNDAEVDRKDGRGAVAAEFNREHVATLGLTWEISDRWKVAGRYKYLSGRPDDAFIIHSDVLGEGQPLRYSKEITERNVGRKDSTAMFNVRVDYRRAFGPVDATAFLDVINLTAASSSDDTEFDYRRGVEVEDESEAEPLIGLRLDYAW
- a CDS encoding response regulator transcription factor, which gives rise to MRVLIVEDSRGICENIAAYLEKHSYVMDFAYDGISAMHLALTNPFDVIVLDLKLPGMDGLSFCQKLRADAQLETPVLMLTARDTLDDKLKGFEAGADDYLIKPFALQELHARLQALYKRSHGKAANLLTVGDLTLNRSTQQVYRAGRHIDLTPAGMRLLHRLMKVAPSVVARDDLETLLWADERPDGDALRSHMYKLRQAIDRPFDRPLIHTVHRIGYRIAEDTH
- a CDS encoding sensor histidine kinase, yielding MYRYSLRKRVAIAFAVCVAVLSVVWGFAFFSAIRLSEDRVLAHQLQRAAESYPSLTMSLRGYDEVGRLPESLREWALTNPDEGLYEFDAEELHVAVIRTGNEQRRAFVVFDVAGIEAASSEDWWWLLVITGVVGTLGVLGFGLGVVVMRRAVAPVVQLAHVVADIDPEKLSAEDHKRIASSRFGDDEVGVLARTIEKTLERISAFVERERYFTSSASHELRTPITVILGALELLEESDLSATDRKAVDRVRYAALEMKATVEMFLCLARETDDGLYDEQFLVKPLVSQAIDQQRHLLNGKFVDVDIDELVNPSVCGHPQAFSIAVNNLVRNAFEHTLNGQVPVTIRISEHELFVTNQVGSEADKRPTPVEAPSQGYGLGLGIVQRLCERNGWSFSLHADEARVIARLAW
- a CDS encoding DNA polymerase II, whose translation is MPQGFLLTRHSFDQRGSTCIHYWLATPEGPVKLVIEGERPVFMVRVADHTQVTEALAGVPCDWQQLGFQTFGREEAAMLYFPTIDAHRRAQALLQTRGIEVFEADFRLHDRYLMERFARGGLYFEGEARAKDGYTEYRQVRLKGAEVQPDFRVVSLDVECSGQGELYSIGLYGHGAEEVLMVGQPQSADTTIHWVEDERALLKVLEARIQGLDPDIIIGWSVVDFDFRLLLKRAARHGLRLKLGRGGTDARWRDGGEGSQGFVTLPGRVVLDGIDGLKSATYNFESFSLEFVSQTLLGRGKDTEDVDNRLAAIEHDFRHNKPKLAAYNLEDCRLVWDIFQHTRLLDYLRLRAQLTGLELDRSGGSVAAFTNLYLPRLHRSRYVAPNLPADGGLASPGGYVMDSRPGLYDNVLVLDFKSLYPSIIRTFKIDPMGLVEGLVDDNAIPGFRGARFSRDKHFLPDIITNLWAQRDIAKQEQDAARSQAIKIIMNSFYGVLGSGGCRFYDTRLASSITLRGHEIMQQTARWIEELGHQVIYGDTDSTFVWLSGHPSLEEADTIGKHLASEINTRWRNKLKDELALECELELEFETHYQRFLMPTIRGSEAGSKKRYAGLVVKGGEEKLVFKGLETVRSDWTALAKKFQTQLYGMAFKGEDPSGYIRDMVEKTRAGEMDDQLVYRKRLRRKLEQYIKNIPPQVRAARLADEHRRQQGLSPKYQNKGWIRYVITLSGPEPVDYRQSPIDYQHYIDRQLKPVADAILPFIDLDFDSLVDGQLGLFGV